A window from Mycobacterium botniense encodes these proteins:
- the mftE gene encoding mycofactocin biosynthesis peptidyl-dipeptidase MftE yields MNSAYHRQVAVQQVVLGEVASSTLSELESLPRSLMIPLGSTEQHGPHLPLDTDTRIATAVASAVVGRLTGADSPADRHWLLAPAIAYGASGEHQGFAGTISIGTAALTALLVEYGRSATCWAQRLVFINGHGGNTAALRDAVRRLRSEGRDVGWCPCFVAGADAHAGHTETSVLLHLSPDAVLTERWRAGNGAPLAELLPSMRRGGVAAVTEVGVLGDPTTSSAADGERIFSEMVEECVRRISRWAPDVHGLLR; encoded by the coding sequence GTGAATTCGGCTTACCATCGGCAAGTGGCCGTCCAGCAGGTGGTCCTCGGCGAAGTCGCGAGCTCGACATTGAGCGAGCTTGAGAGCTTGCCGAGGTCGCTGATGATACCGCTGGGATCCACCGAACAGCACGGACCTCACCTTCCCCTGGACACTGACACCCGCATCGCGACCGCGGTCGCTTCGGCGGTCGTGGGCCGCCTGACGGGTGCGGACTCGCCGGCTGACCGCCACTGGCTGCTCGCACCGGCCATTGCGTACGGCGCCAGCGGCGAACACCAGGGCTTCGCCGGAACGATCTCCATCGGCACAGCGGCCCTGACGGCGCTGCTGGTCGAGTACGGCCGGTCGGCCACCTGCTGGGCACAGCGGCTGGTGTTCATCAACGGTCACGGCGGCAACACCGCCGCGCTGCGCGATGCGGTGCGTAGGCTGCGATCCGAAGGCCGCGATGTGGGATGGTGCCCGTGTTTCGTGGCGGGCGCTGACGCTCATGCCGGTCACACCGAAACCTCGGTGTTGCTGCACCTTTCACCTGATGCAGTGCTCACCGAGCGGTGGCGCGCCGGCAACGGCGCGCCCCTTGCCGAGCTGTTGCCCTCGATGCGCCGCGGCGGAGTGGCGGCGGTCACGGAGGTCGGGGTACTCGGAGACCCGACCACGTCGAGCGCGGCGGACGGGGAGCGGATCTTCAGCGAGATGGTCGAGGAGTGTGTCCGGCGGATCTCCCGGTGGGCGCCTGATGTGCACGGGTTGCTGAGATGA
- the mftD gene encoding pre-mycofactocin synthase MftD (MftD, an enzyme found in the mycofactocin biosynthesis locus, performs an oxidative deamination of 3-amino-5-[(p-hydroxyphenyl)methyl]-4,4-dimethyl-2-pyrrolidinone (AHDP). The resulting compound, now called pre-mycofactocin (PMFT), is a biologically active redox cofactor that can oxidize the non-exchangeable NADH of TIGR03971 family SDR-type oxidoreductases.) — MARDTWFETVAIAQQRAKRRLPKSVYSSLISASEKGITVADNVDAFSELGFAPHVVGATQTRDLSTTLMGQELSLPVIIAPTGVQAVHPDGEVAVARAAAARGTAMGLSSFASKPIEEVIAANPKLFFQVYWLGSRDVIAERVERARQAGAAGLIVTTDWTFSHGRDWGSPKIPEQMNVRTMLRLFPEAIARPGWLWAYAKTLRPPTLRVPNQGRRGEPGPPFFTAYGQWMATPPPTWDDIAWLRELWGGPFMLKGVMRVDDARRAVDVGVSAISVSNHGGNNLDGTPATIRALPTVAAAVGDQVEVVLDGGIRRGGDVVKALALGARAVMIGRAYLWGLAAAGQAGVENVLDILRGGIESALMGLGRASVHDLIPDDIVVPAGFVRALGVPSTGDEETGPD, encoded by the coding sequence GTGGCTCGTGACACCTGGTTCGAGACGGTCGCCATCGCCCAGCAACGAGCGAAACGCCGGCTACCGAAATCTGTTTATTCATCTCTTATTTCGGCTAGTGAGAAGGGAATCACAGTCGCCGACAACGTTGACGCATTCAGCGAGCTCGGCTTCGCTCCTCATGTGGTAGGTGCGACTCAAACGCGTGATTTGTCTACCACCCTTATGGGACAGGAACTTTCATTACCTGTGATCATCGCCCCGACTGGTGTCCAGGCGGTACATCCTGACGGTGAGGTGGCTGTCGCTCGCGCTGCGGCCGCGCGCGGCACGGCAATGGGATTGTCCTCGTTCGCCAGCAAACCCATCGAAGAGGTGATCGCCGCTAACCCGAAGCTGTTCTTCCAGGTTTACTGGCTGGGCAGCCGCGACGTCATCGCTGAGCGGGTCGAACGGGCCCGACAAGCCGGAGCGGCCGGCTTGATCGTGACAACCGACTGGACCTTCTCGCATGGGCGCGACTGGGGCAGCCCAAAGATCCCCGAACAGATGAATGTGCGCACCATGCTGCGACTGTTCCCGGAGGCGATCGCACGGCCGGGCTGGCTGTGGGCGTACGCCAAGACGCTGCGGCCGCCGACCTTGCGGGTGCCCAACCAGGGCCGGCGAGGGGAGCCGGGGCCGCCGTTTTTCACCGCGTATGGGCAGTGGATGGCCACACCGCCGCCGACCTGGGACGACATCGCCTGGCTGCGCGAGCTGTGGGGCGGACCGTTCATGCTCAAAGGCGTGATGCGCGTCGACGACGCCAGACGAGCTGTTGATGTTGGTGTGTCGGCGATCTCGGTCTCTAATCACGGGGGCAATAACCTCGACGGCACACCCGCGACGATTCGGGCGCTGCCCACCGTGGCGGCGGCGGTCGGTGACCAGGTCGAAGTGGTCCTGGACGGCGGTATCCGCCGCGGCGGCGACGTGGTCAAGGCGCTGGCACTGGGCGCACGCGCTGTGATGATCGGTCGCGCCTACCTGTGGGGGCTGGCGGCGGCCGGGCAGGCGGGTGTGGAAAACGTGCTCGACATTCTGCGCGGCGGTATTGAGTCGGCGCTGATGGGCCTCGGCCGTGCCTCGGTTCACGACCTGATTCCCGATGACATCGTGGTTCCTGCCGGCTTCGTCCGGGCACTGGGGGTGCCGTCCACCGGGGATGAGGAGACGGGCCCGGATTGA
- the mftC gene encoding mycofactocin radical SAM maturase (MftC is a radical SAM/SPASM enzyme that catalyzes the first two steps in biosynthesis of the electron carrier mycofactocin from the terminal Val-Tyr dipeptide of the precursor peptide MftA.), producing the protein MTAAAPRLVEHFERGLDAPICLTWELTYACNLSCVHCLSSSGKRDPHELSTGQCKAIIDELERMQVFYVNIGGGEPTVRQDFWELVDYATEHRVGVKFSTNGVRITSEVAARLAASDYVDVQVSLDGATAEVNDAVRGAGSYAMAVRALENLAAAGFRNAKISVVVTRHNVGQLDEFAALASRYGATLRITRLRPSGRGADVWDELRPTAEQQIALYDWLVAKGERVLTGDSFFHLSGLGEPGALAGLNMCGAGRVVCLIDPVGDVYACPFAIHDRFLAGNVLSDGGFENVWKNAPLFRELREPQSAGACAGCEHYAGCRGGCMAAKFFTGLPLSGPDPECVQGHGAAALARAPGKPRPSSDHSRASRAGGPVALTLSRRPPLRRCDESPI; encoded by the coding sequence GTGACAGCGGCTGCACCCCGGCTGGTGGAGCATTTCGAGCGTGGTCTGGATGCGCCCATCTGCCTGACCTGGGAGCTGACATATGCGTGCAACCTGTCCTGCGTGCACTGCCTGTCGTCCTCCGGCAAACGCGATCCGCATGAGTTATCCACTGGGCAGTGCAAAGCCATCATCGATGAGCTGGAGCGGATGCAGGTATTCTACGTTAACATCGGCGGCGGCGAACCCACTGTGCGCCAAGACTTTTGGGAGCTCGTTGACTATGCGACCGAACACCGCGTCGGGGTGAAATTCTCCACCAACGGTGTGCGCATCACCTCCGAGGTGGCTGCGCGGCTGGCGGCCAGCGACTACGTGGACGTCCAGGTCTCACTCGATGGCGCGACTGCCGAGGTCAACGATGCTGTTCGCGGCGCCGGATCGTACGCGATGGCGGTGCGCGCTCTGGAAAATCTTGCGGCAGCGGGTTTCCGCAACGCCAAGATCTCTGTTGTCGTCACTCGGCACAATGTCGGCCAGCTTGACGAGTTTGCCGCGCTGGCAAGTCGTTACGGCGCAACCTTGCGGATCACCCGGCTGCGACCATCGGGGCGGGGGGCAGATGTCTGGGATGAGCTGCGCCCGACTGCTGAGCAGCAGATAGCGCTGTATGACTGGCTCGTTGCCAAAGGCGAACGGGTGCTCACCGGCGACTCGTTCTTTCACCTGTCGGGGCTGGGTGAACCCGGAGCGCTGGCCGGGCTGAACATGTGCGGAGCGGGGCGGGTGGTGTGCCTGATCGATCCGGTGGGCGATGTGTACGCTTGCCCCTTCGCCATACATGACCGTTTTCTTGCCGGAAATGTGCTGTCAGACGGCGGTTTTGAAAATGTGTGGAAGAACGCCCCGCTGTTTCGTGAGCTGCGCGAACCACAGTCGGCCGGCGCTTGCGCCGGCTGCGAACATTACGCGGGCTGCCGCGGCGGTTGCATGGCGGCAAAATTTTTCACCGGCCTGCCGTTGTCCGGACCGGACCCCGAATGCGTGCAAGGGCACGGCGCGGCGGCGCTGGCCCGCGCCCCCGGCAAGCCGCGACCGAGCAGCGACCATTCCCGTGCATCTCGGGCCGGTGGGCCGGTCGCGCTGACGCTGTCGCGACGTCCGCCGCTGCGACGCTGCGACGAAAGCCCCATCTAG
- the mftB gene encoding mycofactocin biosynthesis chaperone MftB (MftB, a small protein, is a peptide chaperone that assists the radical SAM enzyme MftC in performing two modifications to the C-terminal Val-Tyr dipeptide of the mycofactocin precursor peptide, MftA. MftB's role is analogous to the role of PqqD in the biosynthesis of PQQ, a cofactor that derives entirely from a Tyr and a Glu in the precursor PqqA.) — protein MSTPAQAGAFHPDRGWRLHPQVAMRPEPFGALLYHFGTRKLSFLKNRTIVAVVQALAEHPDAQSACRAVGVDDAEVGPYLDALGVLAGSNMLVPREPKVEA, from the coding sequence GTGTCAACTCCGGCCCAGGCCGGCGCATTCCACCCCGATCGTGGCTGGCGGTTACATCCGCAGGTAGCGATGCGTCCCGAGCCGTTCGGCGCGTTGCTGTATCACTTCGGCACGCGCAAGCTCTCGTTTCTGAAAAACCGCACGATCGTGGCGGTGGTGCAGGCGCTGGCCGAGCATCCCGACGCCCAATCAGCTTGTCGCGCAGTCGGCGTCGATGACGCTGAAGTTGGCCCGTATCTGGACGCACTGGGTGTGCTGGCGGGTTCAAACATGCTGGTGCCCCGCGAGCCGAAGGTAGAGGCGTGA
- the mftA gene encoding mycofactocin precursor MftA (Mycofactocin is a small molecule electron carrier derived from the final two amino acids, Val-Tyr, of MftA, the mycofactocin precursor. It plays a role in redox homeostasis and the metabolism of alcohols and aldehydes in Actinobacteria, including Mycobacterium tuberculosis.): MTKGIFMDQRTQTGTETQQHTGAELVSETLVEEVSIDGMCGVY, from the coding sequence ATGACGAAAGGGATCTTCATGGACCAGCGGACCCAGACCGGTACCGAGACGCAGCAGCACACCGGCGCCGAATTGGTGAGCGAAACCCTGGTGGAAGAAGTGTCGATCGACGGGATGTGCGGGGTCTACTGA
- the mftR gene encoding mycofactocin system transcriptional regulator (MftR, the mycofactocin system transcriptional regulator, is an uncharacterized TetR family DNA-binding transcription factor. Its role is inferred by context. It occurs as part of the biosynthesis locus for mycofactocin, a partially characterized electron carrier derived from the terminal Val-Tyr dipeptide of the precursor peptide MftA, through a radical SAM enzyme-mediated process.) has product MLPRLRVGRRRSTTRDHIANVAIELFAARGFDEVSVDDVAQAAGIARRTLFRYYASKNAIPWGDFDAHLQHLRDLLDHVDPRVRLADALRGALLDFNTFDESETARHRQRMRVILQTAELQAYSMTMYAGWRDVIARFVARRAGVRTTDLLPQTIAWIMLGMALSAYEHWLEDESVSLPEALGNAFDLVRGGLDRLDG; this is encoded by the coding sequence ATGCTGCCTCGGCTCCGGGTCGGTCGGCGCCGCTCGACGACACGCGACCACATTGCCAACGTCGCGATCGAGCTGTTCGCCGCCCGCGGATTCGACGAGGTGAGCGTCGACGACGTTGCACAGGCCGCCGGTATCGCACGGCGCACCCTGTTCCGCTATTACGCGTCGAAAAACGCCATCCCCTGGGGCGATTTCGACGCGCATTTGCAGCATTTGCGGGATCTGCTCGATCACGTTGACCCACGGGTGAGGCTGGCCGACGCTTTGCGCGGAGCGCTATTGGATTTCAACACGTTTGACGAGTCGGAGACGGCCCGGCACCGCCAGCGCATGCGGGTCATTTTGCAAACGGCCGAACTGCAGGCCTACTCGATGACGATGTATGCCGGATGGCGAGATGTCATCGCGCGATTTGTGGCCCGCCGAGCAGGTGTCCGCACCACTGACCTGCTGCCCCAAACCATCGCCTGGATCATGCTGGGGATGGCGCTTTCGGCTTACGAGCACTGGCTGGAAGACGAATCCGTCTCACTGCCTGAGGCGCTCGGCAATGCGTTCGACCTTGTCCGCGGCGGCCTGGATCGGCTGGACGGGTGA
- a CDS encoding DUF2332 domain-containing protein, which translates to MSGLEHLLRSLRAQGHACAALGSPMYGELLDRVAADVTAGGIFAAVLAGHENDPARLALPLRLLGGLHRLVLDGRAPALRRWYPSTGGSWNAQRAWPDITLVAARHVGSLRAVLNRPPQTNEVGRSAALLGGLLILYHRFTLPIRLFEIGSSAGLNLRADQYRYRYRGGQWGPTDSPVTIDDAWHGRLPPTGALPIVERRGYDIAPIDPTSAAGEVTLLSYVWPDMTDRLDRLRNAIGVARRVPVRLQRRPAADAVAGLCLGENALTVLWHSVTWQYLSTGEQAAVRAGIETLGAQADTRSPFVHLAMEPARRTPDAPHAFLLRARSWPGGDDRILAECAPHGPPVTWE; encoded by the coding sequence GTGAGCGGGCTCGAGCACCTGCTGCGCTCGCTGCGGGCGCAAGGGCACGCCTGCGCGGCTTTGGGTTCTCCGATGTACGGTGAACTGCTTGACCGGGTCGCCGCGGACGTCACGGCCGGTGGCATCTTCGCGGCGGTGCTGGCCGGCCATGAGAACGACCCCGCGCGACTGGCGCTGCCACTTCGACTGCTCGGTGGGCTGCACCGGCTGGTCCTTGACGGTCGCGCACCGGCGTTGCGCCGCTGGTACCCGAGCACTGGGGGCAGCTGGAATGCGCAGCGGGCTTGGCCGGATATCACACTGGTTGCGGCGCGGCATGTCGGGTCGTTGCGCGCCGTACTCAATCGGCCGCCCCAAACCAACGAGGTAGGCAGATCCGCCGCGCTGCTCGGCGGATTGCTGATCCTTTATCACCGATTCACTTTGCCGATCAGGCTTTTCGAGATCGGATCAAGTGCCGGGCTGAATCTGCGAGCAGACCAGTACCGCTATCGCTACCGCGGCGGGCAGTGGGGTCCCACAGACTCACCGGTGACCATCGACGACGCGTGGCATGGCCGGCTGCCGCCCACCGGTGCGCTGCCGATCGTGGAACGGCGGGGCTATGACATCGCGCCTATCGACCCGACCAGTGCCGCAGGCGAAGTGACCCTGTTGAGTTATGTGTGGCCGGACATGACCGACCGGCTGGACCGGTTGCGCAATGCCATCGGCGTCGCCCGGCGCGTTCCGGTCCGGCTGCAGCGGCGCCCGGCGGCGGACGCAGTCGCCGGCCTGTGCCTCGGCGAAAATGCATTGACTGTGCTATGGCACTCGGTCACCTGGCAGTACCTGTCCACCGGCGAACAAGCCGCTGTCCGCGCGGGAATCGAGACCCTGGGCGCCCAGGCTGATACCCGCTCACCGTTCGTGCATCTGGCGATGGAACCGGCCCGCCGCACACCCGATGCTCCGCACGCGTTTTTGCTGCGCGCCCGCAGCTGGCCGGGCGGCGACGATCGGATCCTGGCCGAATGCGCCCCGCACGGCCCACCGGTGACCTGGGAATAG
- a CDS encoding NAD(P)/FAD-dependent oxidoreductase: protein MHVTSSARGHGDTPAQGIVIVGGGLAAARTAEHLRRAGYPGPVTIVSDEQHLPYDRPPLSKEVLRGEVDDVTLKPREFYEEHHITVRLGSAATSLDTAAQTVTLDDGTVLGYDELVIATGLVPRRIPVFPDLEGIRVLRSYDESLALRRHASAARSAVVVGAGFIGCEVAASLRGLGIQVVLVEPQPAPLAAVLGEQIGALVARLHRAEGVDLRTGLAVAAVHGQGHVEKVVLTDGADVATDLVVVGIGSRPATDWLEGSGIKVDDGVICDDRGRTSAPHVWALGDVASWRDSMGNQVRVEHWSNVAEQVRVAVPAMLGQELPSTVVVPYFWSDQYDIKIQCLGEPHASDIVHLVEDDGRRFLAYYERDGMFVGAVGAGMPARVMKTRAKIAAGAPISEVLG, encoded by the coding sequence CTGCACGTGACCAGTAGCGCACGCGGGCACGGCGATACGCCCGCACAAGGGATCGTGATCGTGGGCGGGGGCCTGGCCGCGGCCCGTACCGCCGAACACCTGCGTCGCGCGGGCTACCCCGGTCCCGTCACGATCGTCAGCGACGAGCAACATCTCCCCTACGACCGGCCCCCGCTGTCTAAGGAGGTGCTGCGCGGCGAAGTCGATGATGTGACGCTCAAACCCCGCGAGTTCTACGAAGAACACCACATCACAGTGCGACTGGGCTCGGCCGCTACCAGCCTGGACACCGCGGCGCAGACCGTGACTCTCGACGACGGCACGGTGCTCGGCTACGACGAGCTCGTGATCGCAACCGGGCTGGTACCGCGGCGCATTCCGGTGTTTCCCGACCTCGAGGGAATCCGGGTGCTGCGCTCCTACGATGAGAGCCTGGCGTTACGCCGCCATGCGTCGGCTGCGCGGAGCGCAGTGGTCGTCGGCGCCGGGTTCATCGGCTGTGAGGTGGCGGCCAGCCTGCGCGGCCTGGGGATACAGGTGGTGCTGGTCGAGCCCCAGCCCGCGCCGCTGGCAGCGGTGCTCGGCGAGCAGATCGGTGCACTGGTGGCGCGGCTGCACCGCGCCGAAGGTGTCGACCTGCGCACCGGGCTTGCGGTGGCGGCGGTGCACGGTCAGGGACATGTGGAGAAAGTCGTGCTGACCGACGGCGCCGACGTGGCCACCGATCTGGTAGTGGTGGGCATCGGCTCGCGGCCGGCGACCGACTGGCTGGAGGGCAGCGGTATCAAAGTCGACGATGGGGTGATCTGCGATGACAGGGGGCGCACCAGCGCACCCCATGTGTGGGCGCTTGGTGATGTCGCTTCTTGGCGTGATTCCATGGGAAATCAAGTACGCGTCGAGCATTGGAGCAACGTTGCCGAACAGGTCCGGGTTGCGGTGCCCGCAATGCTCGGCCAGGAGTTACCGTCGACCGTTGTCGTCCCGTACTTTTGGAGCGACCAGTACGACATCAAGATCCAGTGCCTGGGTGAGCCGCACGCCAGCGACATCGTGCACCTGGTCGAAGACGACGGGCGCCGGTTTTTGGCCTACTACGAGCGCGACGGTATGTTCGTCGGCGCCGTGGGCGCCGGCATGCCCGCCAGGGTGATGAAAACCCGCGCCAAAATCGCTGCCGGGGCACCGATCTCCGAGGTCCTGGGCTGA
- a CDS encoding mycofactocin-coupled SDR family oxidoreductase, which produces MAGPAGTLQGRVALITGAARGQGRAHAVRLAREGADIIALDICAPVSDTITYPPATPEDLAETVRAVEAAGRKVVAREVDIRDDVALRQLVSDGVEQFGRLDILVANAGVLGWGRVWELSDEQWDTVVGINLSGTWRTLRAVVPAMIEAGNGGSIVVVSSAAGVKATPGNGHYSAAKYGLVGLTNTLALEVAEFGIRVNSIHPYSVDTPMIETDAMIQLLAKHPSYVHSFPPMPLQPKGFMTPEEVSDVVVWLAGDGSATLSGAQIPIDKGVLKY; this is translated from the coding sequence ATGGCTGGCCCTGCCGGCACACTGCAGGGACGCGTGGCGTTGATCACCGGTGCCGCGCGCGGTCAGGGACGTGCCCATGCCGTGCGACTGGCCCGGGAGGGCGCCGACATCATCGCCCTGGATATCTGCGCGCCGGTGTCGGACACGATCACCTACCCGCCGGCCACCCCCGAGGATCTCGCCGAGACAGTCCGCGCCGTGGAAGCCGCCGGACGCAAGGTGGTGGCGCGTGAGGTCGACATCCGTGACGACGTGGCGCTGCGGCAACTGGTGTCCGACGGCGTCGAGCAATTCGGCCGGCTCGACATCCTGGTGGCCAACGCCGGTGTACTCGGCTGGGGCCGAGTCTGGGAACTCAGCGACGAACAATGGGACACGGTCGTGGGAATCAACCTGTCCGGCACCTGGCGCACGCTGCGCGCCGTGGTGCCCGCGATGATCGAGGCCGGCAACGGCGGCTCGATCGTGGTGGTCAGCTCGGCCGCCGGTGTCAAAGCCACCCCGGGCAACGGTCACTACTCGGCTGCCAAATACGGCCTGGTCGGGTTGACTAACACGCTGGCTCTCGAGGTTGCCGAATTCGGCATCCGGGTCAACTCCATCCACCCGTATTCGGTCGACACCCCGATGATCGAAACCGACGCGATGATACAGCTACTGGCCAAGCACCCCAGCTATGTGCATAGCTTCCCGCCAATGCCGTTACAGCCCAAAGGTTTCATGACTCCCGAAGAGGTGTCTGACGTGGTGGTCTGGCTGGCCGGCGACGGGTCGGCTACGTTGTCGGGCGCCCAGATCCCTATCGACAAAGGCGTGTTGAAGTACTGA
- the tuf gene encoding elongation factor Tu: MAKAKFQRTKPHVNIGTIGHIDHGKTTLTAAITKVLHDKFPDLNEVKAFEQIDNAPEERQRGITINIAHVEYQTEKRHYAHVDAPGHADYIKNMITGAAQMDGAILVVAANDGPMPQTREHVLLARQVGVPYILVALNKADMVEDEELLELVEMEVRELLAAQEFDEDAPVVRVSALKALEGDPKWVASIEELMQAVDESIPDPVREIDKPFLMPVEDVFTITGRGTVVTGRVERGVINVNEEVEIVGIRPSTMKTTVTGVEMFRKLLDQGQAGDNVGLLLRGVKRDEVERGQVVTKPGTITPHTEFEAQVYVLSKDEGGRHTPFFTNYRPQFYFRTTDVTGVVTLPEGTEMVMPGDNTNIKVKLIQPVAMDEGLRFAIREGGRTVGAGRVTKIIK; this comes from the coding sequence GTGGCGAAGGCGAAGTTCCAGCGGACGAAGCCGCACGTCAACATCGGGACAATCGGTCACATCGACCACGGCAAGACCACGCTGACCGCAGCGATCACCAAGGTTCTGCACGACAAATTCCCCGATCTGAACGAGGTCAAGGCGTTCGAGCAGATCGATAATGCGCCCGAGGAACGTCAGCGTGGTATCACCATCAACATCGCCCACGTGGAATACCAGACGGAGAAGCGCCACTACGCGCATGTCGACGCCCCTGGCCACGCCGACTACATCAAGAACATGATCACCGGTGCCGCCCAGATGGACGGCGCGATCCTGGTGGTCGCGGCCAACGACGGCCCGATGCCGCAGACCCGCGAGCACGTGCTGCTCGCCCGCCAGGTTGGTGTTCCCTACATCCTCGTCGCGCTGAACAAGGCCGACATGGTCGAGGACGAGGAGCTGCTCGAGCTCGTCGAGATGGAGGTTCGCGAACTGCTGGCCGCCCAGGAGTTCGATGAGGACGCCCCGGTTGTGCGGGTTTCCGCACTGAAGGCGCTTGAGGGAGACCCGAAGTGGGTCGCCAGCATCGAAGAGCTCATGCAAGCTGTCGACGAGTCGATCCCCGACCCGGTGCGCGAGATCGACAAACCGTTCCTGATGCCCGTCGAAGACGTGTTCACGATCACCGGTCGCGGCACCGTGGTCACCGGCCGGGTCGAGCGGGGCGTGATCAACGTCAACGAGGAAGTCGAGATTGTCGGTATCCGGCCGAGCACGATGAAGACGACCGTCACCGGTGTGGAGATGTTCCGCAAGCTGCTCGATCAGGGGCAGGCCGGCGACAATGTCGGTTTGCTGCTGCGCGGCGTCAAGCGTGACGAGGTCGAGCGCGGTCAGGTCGTCACCAAACCGGGCACCATCACACCCCACACCGAGTTCGAGGCTCAGGTTTATGTCCTGTCTAAGGACGAGGGCGGCCGGCACACACCGTTTTTCACCAACTATCGCCCCCAATTCTACTTCCGCACCACCGACGTGACCGGTGTGGTGACGCTGCCGGAAGGCACCGAGATGGTGATGCCCGGCGACAACACCAATATCAAAGTCAAGCTGATCCAGCCGGTCGCGATGGATGAGGGGCTGCGCTTCGCGATCCGCGAGGGTGGCCGCACCGTCGGGGCGGGCCGCGTCACGAAGATCATCAAGTAG